The Dethiosulfovibrio salsuginis genome contains the following window.
GGGAGAATCGCTTCGAGCACGGGGCCCAGAGCACCTACGTCAAAGACGTATCCCCGGCGATCGAGAGGGACATGAACAAGTGCATCATGTGCCGCCGCTGCGAGACCATGTGCAACGAGGTTCAGACAGTAGGGGCCTTATCGGGAATAAACAGAGGATTCGACGCGGTGGTATCGCCGGCCTTCGAGATGCCTCTCGACGAGTCGGTCTGCACCTTCTGCGGTCAGTGTGTGGCGGTATGCCCCACCGGAGCGTTGGTGGAGAGGGACTACACCTGGAAGGTCATAGAGGCCCTTGCGGATCCCGATAAGGTAGTGGTGGTACAGACCGCTCCCGCCGTCCGTGCGGCATTAGGCGAGGAGTTCGGCTACGAACCGGGGACCTTGGTCACCGGCAAGATGGCCGCAGCACTGAGGACCTTGGGATTTGACCACGTCTTCGACACCGACTTCGCCGCCGACCTCACCATAATGGAGGAGGCCAGCGAGTTCTTAGACCGTCTCACCAGACACCTGGAGGGAGACACGTCGGTCAAGCTGCCTATACTGACCTCCTGTTGCCCCGCCTGGGTCAAGTTCTTCGAGCATCAGTATCCCGATCTCATGGACGTGCCCTCCACGGCGAAGTCGCCTCAGCAGATGTTCGGTGCGATAGCCAAGAGCTTCTACGCCGAGAAACTGGGAATCCCCAGGGACAAGATGGTCGTCGTATCCATCATGCCCTGCCTGGCCAAAAAATACGAGTGCGCCAGAGAGGAGTTCTCCGTCGACGGCAACCCCGACGTGGACCTGTCCATCACCACCAGAGAGCTGGCCCACATGATAAAGCAGGCCAACATCGACTTCAGAAACCTGCCCGACGAGGACTTCGACGATCCGATGGGAGCTTCCACAGGAGCGGCGGTCATCTTCGGCACCACAGGAGGAGTCATAGAGGCGGCGGTCCGCTCGGCGGCCGAGTGGGCAACCGGTCAGGAGCTGGACAAAGTCGACTTCGAGTCTCTCAGGGGACTTGATGGATGCCGTGAGGCCAAGATCCCGGTGGGGGACCTGGTCCTTCACATAGGCATAGCCCACGGCCTGGGCAACGCCAGACGACTTCTGGACGCCGTGAGAAACAACGAGGTCGAGCCGTTCCACGCCATAGAGATCATGGCCTGTCCCGGCGGTTGCGTCGGCGGAGGGGGCCAGCCCTATCACCACGGACACATGGAGATAGTCGCCAAGAGGGCCCAGGCTCTCTACCGAGAGGACGAGGGCAAGCCCATCCGCAAGTCCCACGAGAACCCCTCGATCAAGGCCCTTTACGAGGAGTATCTGGGTAAGCCTCTAGGCGAGAAGGCACACCACCTTCTTCACACCCACTACTTCAAACGGCACAAGATCTGATTCGACGATGAAGGGGGCGGCTCTGAGAGGAGTCGCCCCCTTTTTTTGTTAGAAAGAGGAGGAGCCTCCCTTGTCGGCACAGTTAAGAAGCCCTAGCGAACAATCGGCGGTAATAGGCATAGATACAGACAGATGCAACAACTGCCACGCCTGCATCGCCGCCTGCCCAGTCAAGTTCTGCAACGACGGAAGCAACGACCACGTCTCCATAAACCATCAGGCCTGTATAGGCTGTGGAAAGTGTATAGAGGCCTGTCCCCAGGGAGCCAGATACGGAATAGACGACTTCCAGCCCTTTATGGACTCCATTAAAAAGGGGGAAAAGGTCCTAGCTATAGTCGCCCCTGCGGTATTCGCCACCTTCGGAGACGACGCCTTAAGGCTTAACGGATGGTTAAAGTCCATCGGGGTGGACGGAATCTTCGACGTCAGCTTCGGAGCGGAGCTGACGGTGAAAAGCTACGTAGATCACGTCAGGAGGGACAGGCCCAGAACCGTCATAACCCAGCCCTGTCCCGCCATAGTGTCCTTCGTGGAGATCTATCACCCCGAGCTGATACCGAACCTGGCCCCTGTGGACAGTCCTATGGCCCATACGGTGAAGATGATCCAACGGTTCTTTCCCCAGTACAGAGGTCATAAGGTGGCGGCTATATCGCCCTGTCTGGCAAAAAAGCACGAGTTCGA
Protein-coding sequences here:
- a CDS encoding NADH-dependent [FeFe] hydrogenase, group A6 → MSKMIDLTIDGRPVSVPEGSTILDAAKKLDINIPTLCHLDLEGTPMVNKAASCRICVVEVEGRRNLAPSCATPATNGMVIKTNTIRVLNARKTVMELLLSDHPKDCLVCAKSGNCELQDLAEKFGLRENRFEHGAQSTYVKDVSPAIERDMNKCIMCRRCETMCNEVQTVGALSGINRGFDAVVSPAFEMPLDESVCTFCGQCVAVCPTGALVERDYTWKVIEALADPDKVVVVQTAPAVRAALGEEFGYEPGTLVTGKMAAALRTLGFDHVFDTDFAADLTIMEEASEFLDRLTRHLEGDTSVKLPILTSCCPAWVKFFEHQYPDLMDVPSTAKSPQQMFGAIAKSFYAEKLGIPRDKMVVVSIMPCLAKKYECAREEFSVDGNPDVDLSITTRELAHMIKQANIDFRNLPDEDFDDPMGASTGAAVIFGTTGGVIEAAVRSAAEWATGQELDKVDFESLRGLDGCREAKIPVGDLVLHIGIAHGLGNARRLLDAVRNNEVEPFHAIEIMACPGGCVGGGGQPYHHGHMEIVAKRAQALYREDEGKPIRKSHENPSIKALYEEYLGKPLGEKAHHLLHTHYFKRHKI